The following coding sequences lie in one Polynucleobacter necessarius genomic window:
- a CDS encoding peroxiredoxin has protein sequence MTVAIGQPIPPCAIPATSGLTFTPESAMGKKLVLYFYPKDMTPGCTAESGEFRDNIEAFTKANTLVVGVSRDSLKSHDNFRSKLQLPFELVADTEEKLCQLFGVIKMKNMYGKQVRGIERSTFLFDSNGKLAQEWRGLKVPGHVTEVLQAAPKLQNNFYNNLI, from the coding sequence ATGACAGTAGCTATCGGACAACCCATTCCACCTTGCGCAATTCCTGCAACCTCGGGACTAACATTCACCCCAGAATCAGCTATGGGCAAAAAATTGGTTCTGTACTTTTATCCAAAAGATATGACTCCTGGCTGCACTGCTGAGTCTGGTGAATTCCGCGACAACATTGAAGCATTTACCAAAGCAAATACTTTGGTAGTGGGCGTATCTCGAGATAGCCTCAAATCCCATGATAATTTTCGTAGCAAATTACAGTTGCCTTTTGAGCTAGTTGCTGATACCGAAGAAAAACTCTGTCAACTCTTTGGGGTAATCAAAATGAAGAATATGTACGGCAAACAGGTTCGCGGAATCGAGCGTAGCACCTTTCTCTTTGACTCCAATGGAAAGCTGGCACAAGAGTGGCGCGGCCTCAAAGTTCCAGGTCATGTGACAGAGGTATTACAAGCAGCCCCCAAGCTACAAAATAATTTTTACAACAATTTGATCTGA
- a CDS encoding polysaccharide deacetylase family protein, which translates to MAKIALKVDVDTLRGTKEGVPNLAKTLKRFGLKATFLFSLGPDHTGWALKRVFRPGFLKKVGRTSVVEHYGIKTLLYGVLLPGPDIGKKAAAEMRAIDQAGHETGIHTWDHVAWQDAVRNQDSIWTKAMMQKSWDRFVEIFGHPPVTYGAAGWQMNEAAFEQLDQWGITYSSDGRAEPNLMPYRLALPSGKAKHVQYPTTLPTMDELIGVDGANEFEAIKKILEITQSNPNDQVFTLHAELEGQKLLPAFEQLLAGWLNQGHDLVTMGELHQSWEATKQLDKIAVLPLTWGEIPNRSGELIIQNN; encoded by the coding sequence ATGGCCAAGATCGCTCTCAAAGTTGATGTTGACACCTTACGTGGTACCAAAGAAGGTGTACCCAATTTAGCCAAGACTCTCAAGCGATTTGGCTTAAAGGCCACTTTCCTATTTAGCCTAGGCCCTGACCATACGGGCTGGGCCTTAAAAAGAGTCTTTCGCCCTGGCTTTTTAAAAAAAGTAGGTCGTACTTCGGTCGTAGAACACTACGGCATCAAAACCCTGCTGTACGGCGTCTTACTTCCTGGTCCTGATATTGGAAAAAAAGCAGCTGCAGAAATGCGCGCCATTGATCAAGCGGGCCATGAAACAGGTATTCACACTTGGGATCACGTCGCATGGCAAGATGCAGTGCGCAATCAAGATTCCATTTGGACTAAAGCGATGATGCAAAAAAGTTGGGATCGCTTTGTAGAGATCTTTGGCCATCCACCAGTCACTTATGGTGCTGCCGGTTGGCAAATGAACGAGGCGGCATTTGAACAATTAGATCAATGGGGCATTACCTATTCATCCGATGGCAGAGCAGAACCTAATCTCATGCCGTATCGACTTGCGCTACCTTCTGGTAAAGCCAAGCATGTGCAATATCCTACTACCCTGCCGACCATGGATGAGCTCATCGGAGTTGATGGCGCTAATGAATTTGAAGCCATCAAAAAGATTCTGGAAATCACCCAAAGTAACCCCAATGACCAAGTATTTACCCTGCATGCAGAGTTAGAGGGTCAAAAACTCCTCCCTGCCTTTGAACAACTATTGGCTGGCTGGCTAAATCAAGGCCATGATTTAGTTACTATGGGTGAGCTGCACCAATCTTGGGAAGCCACTAAACAACTGGATAAAATAGCTGTATTACCCCTGACCTGGGGCGAAATACCCAATCGCAGCGGTGAATTGATTATTCAGAATAACTAA